TGATAAAGAAGTTCTAGAAGATCCAGCTTTACTTGAGAAATATCAACAGGCTCAAAGTCAATTAACAGGGGCATTGTCTCGATTGATTGCTGTGTCTGAAAACTACCCAGATTTGAAAGCCAATACTCAATTCCAGGAATTACAAGTTCAGCTTGAGGGTACAGAAAACCGTATTGCAGTTGCACGTAATCGTTATATTACAACAGTGCAAGATTACAACGGATATGTACGCCAGTTCCCGCAAGCAGTGACCGCAAAAGTAATTGGTATGCATCCTAAAGCCAATTTCTCTGCAGAAGCTTCTGCACAACAGGCTCCAAAAGTTTCTTTTGATTAATTTAATAAATCAAAGGAGTGCTGTATGAGAAATATTATATTGCTTCAGTCTAAGCAAATTAAGGTCTTTATTGCGACCTTAATTTTGCTCTGTTGTGGTGTTCTTTTTCAGAATACGGCATGGAGTGAAAGTAATATTGCAACTGCTACTGATGAGACCGATGCAGTAGTAGCGGGCAAAATCATTCAAAAACAGCAAAATCAAGCCACTGCGTCTAAGACAGGTGAACAAGCTGCTTCAAGTGTTGTTGCCTCGCCTAAAGTCTCTAACGATATGGCAGACGGTGAATCAATTCGTGGTTTGCCAACTTTAAATCAGCCTGTTATTGATCAAGCTAACATTTTAAGTGCAGCTGAGAAACAGCAGCTTGACCAAAAAATTCTAAGTTTATACCAACAAGGCAAAGCGCAAATTGGTGTCGTTATTGTCCCAACTACGGGTCAAGAAGATATTTTTGATTATGCATTACGAGTGGGTGAGCAGTGGCAATTAGGATCATCTAAACGTGACAACGGATTACTCATTGCAGTTGCGGTGAATGATCGCCGCATACAAATTTTAACTGGATATGGTTTAGAAGGCGTATTGCCTGATATTGTGGCAAGTCGGATTATTCGAAACCAAATTACACCTTATTTTAAACAAGCCCAATATGCACAAGGTTTAAATGCAGGTCTTGATGAAATTGGAAGGATTTTAAATCTTGACCCAGAAGTCGCTCAGCAAGCTGCTCAAGATTTAAAAGAACGCCAACATCAAGCTGCGGAAGAGCAACAAGCCAAACAAACAACCCTGACAATGGCTTTATTTATTCTTGTTGCTGGAATTGTGGGTTCATTTATTGTAGGACGACCTCTTAGTGCATCTACTGCAGGTGTTGCTGCCGCGGTAGCAGGTTTTGTAAATGGCGCAGGTCTAGTGACTAGCTTATTACTTGGTTTTGGAATCTTCTTTTTACTCATTACTTCTATTGCCCAACTTATTTTACAGGCCATTCTAAGTGGTTCTGGCGGTGGTGGCCGTGGAGGAGGCTTCGGTGGTGGTGGCTATGGTGGTGGTGGAGGTCGTTTTGGCGGTGGAGGTGCTTCAGGCTCATGGTAACAACATCAGAAACAACACAAATTATTACTCAGCCAAAAATTGAGGAATCTGTAGAGCCAAGCCTAAAACGTTGGTTTAAACATTTATGCTATTTTCCGGCCAGTAGTCGTTATTTTTCAAAACAAGATAAGCAAATTATTGCCGATGCTGTACAGCGAGCAGAACATGGACATGTTGGCGAGATACAGGTGGTAATTGAAGGCCATATTCCATGTTCACAAGCCTATAGACAAAATACACGTTTAAGAGCACAGCAGTTATTTGCAGAGTTGGGCGTTTGGGATACTGCATTAAATAGCGGCGTATTGTTATACCTAAATTTATGTGAACGTACTGTAGAAGTTATATTTGACCGAGGTATTAGAAATGCGACTAACGATCAGGTCTGGCAGCAGATTTGTGAGTCTATTGTTCAAAAACTTAAACAAAAACAATATCAACAAGCTATCGTGATGGGTGTGCAGCAAATTGGAGAGGTATTGTCACATTTTTATGATGAAAACATGCCCGATCAATCCAATGAATTGGGAAATGCTCCCATTATTATTAATTAAGTTATTTTCTAAAAGTTCTATATCTCATAATTTTAAAATTTTATTTCTTAAGGTGGTTGACAAAAAATGTCACCTATTTATTTATTTTTAAAGAGAATTTGTTCACAAAATAAATATAAATTTTGATAAGTTTTGTTTATTTTTTTTGATATGTGATCTGTTGTAATCAAAAGTTATGTGACGATTTTTGTCAGTTATTTACAGTGATTTTAGATTAATTAAATTTTAAAATAAATATAAGCTTTTGTTTTATAAGTAAAATAAAAGTTGGCATGGTTGCTGCTATATAGTTGAGAGCTGAAAAAGCTTATATAAAAACATACATACAATCTTTGGGGAAAAGGCTATGAGTGCACAAAAAGGTTTTACGTTAATTGAATTGATGATCGTGGTTGCGATTATCGGTATTTTGGCGGCAGTTGCTTTACCTGCATATCAAAATTATACAGTTAAAGCGCGTGTTTCAGAGGTTATTTTAGCTGCGTCTTCATGCCGTAGTACAATTACCGATATCGTTCAAAACTCACCAGTTAAAGATTTAGGTACAGCTTTGGGTTCAAGCTGTACAATAACAGCAACTAAAATGGTTGCTAGTGGTTCTGCTTCTAACGCAGGTGTAATCACGGTAGTAGGTAATGAAACTAATATGAGTGGTGAAACAGATGCTACCCATAATGCTATTGATTTAACGCCAATGATGAGCGCTACTACTGCATTAGTAGCAACTACTGATGGTGGTAAAACGATTCAAGGTTGGAAATGTGGACCTGCAGCAACAAATCCTATGCCAAACAAATATTTACCAGGTTCTTGCCAAGGTACATATTAATAATTAAGTACTTTTAAAAAGACTGGTTAGCCAGTCTTTTTTATTTGAAATATAAAAATCAGCATGAGTTTCTCGAGATGACCAAACGCCTAAAATTTTTCTTTAGCCATTTATCTATTTCTATTTTACTGGCTTTAATAATCATTGCTTGGGTTTTCCTTATCTGGTATCCGCAGCCATTAGCACAAGCTGTTGGTGTTACTCATATTTTTTTAATGATGGTTGCAATAGATGTAGTATTGGGGCCTGTTCTTGGCTTTGTTGTCTATAAAGAAGGCAAAAAAACACTTAAATTTGATCTTGTTGTGATCATTTTAATTCAACTTTCTGCATTAAGTTACGGTTTATATAGTATTGCACAAGGCCGCCCTGTGTGGTTGGTGTATAACGTAGATCGATTTGAACTCGTGCGTAATAATGAAATTATTGAGACTAATACTCAAAAAACTCAAGCACAATTTAAGACTCCTTCATGGTTTAGTCCAAAGTTTGCAGCTGTCCAAATAGCTAAAAATAATGATGAACGTAGCAAGAATATGTTTGAAGAACTACTTGGCGGTGTTTCTTTAGCGCAACGACCTGAGCGTTACGTAAGTTTAGCTCAAGTAAAACTACAAATACAAAAACGTGCTCAAAACTTAAATGAACTAAAAAAATATAATTCTAAGCAGCAAGTAAAAGAAATACTAAAAAAATATCCATCAGCTGATGCTTGGATTCCTTTAAAAGCGAATGCTATAGATATGGTTGTTTTGATGAATAAAAGCTCTGCTCAGGTTGTTAAAATTGTGGATCTAAGACCTTGGAAGTGACACGTTGGATGAATGGATATTAATAGAACTCAATTCTTATTATTCTCTTCCATGTATAATTCTTTTAAGTTTTAGCCTCTAACCTGTCACTATGCAAATATTCTTCCTATTCCTCGCTGCAATTCTGTTAGGTTTTGCATGGTTATCTCCATTTCACTATAGCCCTTGGGTCATGTTCTCTAGTGAAGTGAGTACTTTTGGGGCTGGATTATGCGTATTAGCCGCCTTAATTCAACAAAATATAAAAATTCCCAGAGCACAGCTATTGTTGCTGCCATTTAGTTTAATTCCGATAGTGCAGTGGAGTTTTGGTTTAGTTTTTGATCTGAGCACAGCCTTATTAAGTTCATTTTACTTGCTAGGTTTTTGGTTTATGGTCTTGGCTGGTTACAACTTATCTTTAGATCAACAAAAGCGTGATCAAATCTTTTCGGGTTTTAGTTTACTCGTAATTATTGTATCTATTGGCACTAGCTTTATTGCAATTTGCCAATGGTTGAATATCGAGTCTTATATTCCTTATGTGCTTAAGTTGCTAGGTAATCGTCCTTACGGTAATTTTGGCCAACCTAATAATATGGCAACCTTTTTAATTATTGGATTATTAGGATGTTTGTATTTATATGAAAAGAATAAAGTAACAATCTGGTTGTTACTACCTTCAGCACTGATTATTTTGTTCGCGGTTGCATTGAGTCAATCACGCACCTCATGGATTGTTTTCCCATTTTTATTCGTCTATTGGCTGATTAAGCAATTTAAACAGCAAAAACGTTTTGGATTTATTCAAAGCCTTTTGTGGTGTGTGGGTTTTTTTGTAGTTGCAGGGGAAATTCTACCCATTGTAACGAATCTAATTGAAGCATGGTCTAGTACAAATGTAACCGAAGCAAGCACTTTGGTGGAACGAGCAAGCTCTGGGTATTTGCGTTTTAATATCTGGTCGCAAATGTTGCTTGCTGTGCAGCAGCACCCTTGGTTGGGATATGGCTGGAATCAAACCAGTGTGGCACAAATTACTGTTTATCCTGCTTTTCCGACAGGAGAGTGGACGACTAGTGCCCATAATGTATTGCTTGATTTAATTATTTGGAATGGCATTCCATTAGCTGCTGTAATCATTGCTTACTTTACGTGTTGGTTCCTTTGGCTGAATCAACAAGCTAAAAATACCATCTCGATTGTAGCGATTATGATGGTATGTACCGTGCTTACTCATGCCATGTTAGAGTTCCCACAGCGCTATGCTTATTTCTTACTTACTTGTGGTTTTTTACTTGGTGTTATTCAAGCACAGAGTCCAGTACTCAAAGGAATTGTGCTTAATAAACAACTTTTCCGCTTAATATGGGTTACAAGTTTACTACTGATTATTGCGATTTTACGTGATTACAATGTGTATGTTCTAAATAGTAATTTGCTTTTTAATAATAAGCGTCCAAATGCTGAATTTATGGGAAGCAGTAAGATTTTTGTTTTAACGCAATTTGAAGAGCGTTTAAAATGGATTGAACTTAATTCTGAAACTGCATTACCCGAAGCTGACTTAGTTCATTGGGAAAATTTCGTAAAGAATAAACCTACTCCCTATAACTTACGTAAATATGCAAAATTACTAGCTTATAATGGAAAAGTAGAGCAAGCAGAGCAGCAAATATTTATTTTACAGCATCTCTATAAGCAAAAAATAACGCTACCAGAGTTATTAAAAGAAAAGTAATAAAAAAATCCCCTTGTATTCAAGGGGATTTTTTTTATGAGAAATTACATTTGACTCTGGATGTAATTTTCAATACCAACGCTGCCGATAAGGTCAATTTGGGTATCTAACCAGTCCCAATATTCTTCTTCTTTTTCTAAAATTTCTTGAACAAGATCACGAGTCACATAGTCTTGTTCTGTTTCAGCGAGTGCAACTGCTTTTTGAATCGCTTCTATATTTTCTTTCACTTTACGAATGTCACATTGCAGAACTTCTTCTGTATGTTGACCAATATAAAGTTTGCCTAAGTGCTGAAGATTAGGTAAACCTTCCAAGAATAAAATACGTTCAATAATTTTGTCTGCATGCTTCATTTGGCGAATGGATTCTTTATATTCAGCAGAGCCAAGCTGCTCAATTCCCCAATCATTAAACATGCGTGAATGCAAAAAGTATTGATTAATTGCAGTTAGATGATGATACAGCACTTGGTTGAGCTGATTAATGACATCACGATTGCCTTTCATTGTAGCTACTCCAAAACAATTTCTGCCTTAATTCAATTAAGGCAATCTATAAAACCATTCTAGTGAACAAACACTGATATGGCGAGTAATTTATAGAACAGCAAATGAAAATCGCAATCAAAAACAACACAATATTAGGAAAGGAGAGTTTCCAACCAAAAAAAACCGCTTGAATGAGGAACTATTAACGTTCCGCAAAAAGCGGTGGAGGAGCTAATAAATACTATTAAATTTTTATAAATCTTTTACGCAGCTACAGAAATACGAGCAGCGATTTCTGCTAATTCTTCATTAATAATAGCACGTGCTTCTGGTGCACAGCGTCCACAGCAAGTACCAAGATCAAGCAAATCACGAATTTCGCGATAGCTTTCTGCGCCATTTTCAACAGCGTCTTTAATATCTTGATCGGTAATGCCACGACACAAGCAAACGTACATGGGAGTGATCCCCAAATATAAATGCGATAATTGATATTATTGATAATTATTATCGTTTGTCAATGAAATTCATTTAAAATCTCATTTATTATTATTGGGAATTTGGATAAAAAAATACCACCTGAGCGGAAATCTGAGTTATGTTCAGATTTTATACAAAGGTGGTTCATGATTTAGAGTTAAAAATTTAACGGAAAATATTTAATGTATTTCTATATCTTATTGATTAATAACTACAATACCATCCATTTCAACTAAAGCACCTTTTGGTAAACTTGCTACACCAAGAGCTGCACGTGCAGGATATGGTTGAGCAAAATATTCACCCATAATTTGGTTTACAAGTTGGAAGTTTGATAAATCAGTTAGAAAAATATTGAGCTTGGCAATGTCTGCTAGAGAACCGCCGGCAGCTTCACAAACTGCTTTTAAATTATCAAATACACGGCGAATTTGAGCTTCAATACCTTCTACAAGTTCCATACTGTATGGGTCTAAACCAATTTGCCCTGAAAGATATAATGTATTATCTACTAAAATGGCTTGAGAGTATGTGCCGATAGCAGCAGGGGCATTTTCAGTATGAATTACTTGGCGGGACATTTGGTTCTCCTTGATTAAATCTCATTTCATCATAATCGATGATCGCTTTGGACAAAAGTATCATCGATTTAATTGATTAAGTGGATTTGGAAAGTTTGATTTTGTTAAAGAAACATAAATCTGACCAATAGCCCTTGTAAAGACTTAGCTTACTTTTGAAATTTCCATCTGTGGATTAGGCGCATCCAAACGCTCAATGCGCGGAAAACCATAATGCATACGTAAGTCACGGATGACTTTTGCAATATGTTTACGGTTGTTCACCACAATATTAACAAAAGTTCTTTGCTCATTTGAGTGAACCATTTCTACCCCTGCATTGTTTTTACGGCATTGATAGATCAGGTCTGATACCTGTTCATCATTCATTGCCATTTCTATAGCGAGATAGGCTGTAAAACGAACATCGTCTACGTCATCTGCTTTCCATTGAAGCGGCATAATATTTTCAGGATGTAGATGTTGTTCATGTAGCAAGTTATGGCAACGGATACGATGCACAATTAACCCACGACGTGTTAAATGCCCTTGAATTGGGTCACCCAAAACTGGATTACAGCAATGCGCATATTTAACGTCGATACCTTCAGTACTTTGAATGAGTCGATCTGAATTTTCCACTTGTGGATGCTTATCATGAGCAAATAAGTGATTAGCTACAAGTTGAGGTAGTAGGTCGCCAACCGCAATTTGTTCAAACAACGTATTTTTATTATCGATGTGGCGCCATTGAAGTAAATCTAACCAGTCGGCTTCAGAGAGATCGTTAATCGAACGGTTAAAGAGTTTCAGTGCTCGAGAAAGTGCTTGAGCACCGACTAAACGTTGTTCTTCAATATCTTGATCTTTAAGGACATGCTGTAAGGCACGGCGAGCTTTTTGAGTGTTAATAAAACTTAACCAGTCTGGGTTTGGTGTTGCTAAAACATCCGTAATAACTTCAATAACCTGACCGCTGATTAATGGTGTAGACAGTGGTTTAATCTCGCCATCTACTTTTGCACCAACGGCATGGTTACCTAAAAATAAACTGGCTGAATAAGCAAAATCAACTACGGTAGCACCTTGTGGTAACTCGTGGAGCTGGCCATGCGGAGTGTAAACCCAAATTTTTTCTTGATGTAAGTAATCTAGTAAATCATTGAAGGTCGTTTTTGCACATTCTCCATCGATCAGCGTATTCAGATTTTGCATTGAAGCCTGAATAGCTGAACGACAAGTTTGCGGTGCATTTTCACCAAGCACTACCCCAAAGCGAGCAGCTTTACGCATAAGCTCGGTTTGAATGGTAAGAGAGAGAGTAGTTTTTTCGCCTTTTAGCTTAATTAATAAAGACTGGTTGCCACCTGGTAGCGGACGACGGATATGGTCTTGATATTGAATGACCTGAAAGTTTTCTCTTAAAGCATCAACTAGGCGGTCACAGTCGGCAATTGATTGTAAAACGATTTCAAAAGCATGGCTGTGGGTAAGCTCTTGTAGATCCATCTCATTTTTAACGAAATGGCGTAATAATTCGATATTGTTATTTTTCTTTTTAATGCGGCCTTGAATATGATAATTATGAAGAAGTTCAGCGAGGTTTTGTTCCCAGATGCTTTGATATTTACATCGCTCTGGTTTGGTTAGACGTAGTGCATTTTGCACGTTATCAAACATATCAAGATCAAGATTTTGATAACAAAGATTTTCTAGATTATCCCCCATTTCATTCATGCCGACTAATCTTGCCATTGGCACAAAGATATCAAGAGTTTCTTGAGCAATACGAGCGCGTTTATCTGGACGCAAAGCACCTAGAGTTGTCATATTATGATAGCGGTCGGCTAATTTAATAATAATGACACGTGGGTCCTGTAGGGTCGCTTGCAAGATTTTTCTAAATGAGGCGGCCTTGTTATATTCTTTATCACTGGATTGGCTAAGTTTGGTTACACCGTCTACCAGCTCGGCAACTGTCAGGCCAAATTTTTCAGTAATATCTTCTTTTGTATATTGAGTATCTTCAATAACATCATGCAAAAGAGCTGCCATTAAGGTTTCAGCATCTAAACGCATGTTCGCAAGAATACAGCTGACAGCAATTGGATGCAGAATGTAGGGTTCACCACTTTTACGTGTAATGCCAGTATGCGCTAGATCGGCAAAATCACAGGCAGCAAGCACTTTCTCGACCTCACTTACCGATAAGTAAGGGTCGATAATCAATTTAAGCTGTTGCTTGGCTTGGCTGACCTCTTCGCCTGGCATAAATCACCCTTTTTCCTAATACTGAAAAACTAAATCTATCTACTTCTTAATGAAAAGCATATTGCGGAACTTGTCAATTTTTTCATTTGAAAAAGTGTATTTTTTTTTCAATGAAAATAATTGCTTTTTTCAATATCTTTAAATTCAAGACAAAGCCAAATAAAAAACCACCGCAGAAAAACGATGGTTTTTTTATGAAACAGAATTAATTAGAAAGAAAAACCTTCTAAATTCAAGCTGTTTGTAGAAAGAGCAAGATCAAGACTAGAAGTTTGATAATCTTGTTCACGTTGCTTAAGAATTTCTTTCGTAACGTGCCCTGCCGCGATTTCACGCAAAGAAACTACAGTCGGTTTGTCGTTATCCCATTCTACAGTTGGCTCCATGCCTTGACGTGCCAATTGACGAGCACGTTTACTTGCAACGAGCACAAGCTCAAAACGGTTGTCTACATGATCTAAACAATCTTCAACGGTGACGCGTGCCATAAAAGTTCTCGTTTTGGAATGGTGAATTTGAACAGACTAAACAGTATAAAAGGCTTTCGATCTAGACTCAAGTTATTCCTGTTTTGGTTGAGGAGTAATCAAGTCTTGAATTAATGTTTGATAACGTTTCGCTTGCTGAGATAGCACTAGACGGTTTGCTGTGATCACAGCTTCAATCTCATGTAAGGCTTTATTAAAGTCATCATTAATAATGATGTAATCAAAGTTCGTATAATGCTGCATATCTTCAACTGCACAGCTTAAACGATGTTCAATGACTTCAACTGAGTCTGTGCCGCGATTAGATAAACGCTGACGAAGGTCAAACTGTGTTGGCGGTAAAATAAATATTTGCTTGGATTCAGGAAAAAGTTTGCGTACTTGCTCTGCACCTTGCCAATCAATTTCAAGTAGAACATCGTGTCCTTGAGCTAACTGTTGTTTTACAGTTGCTTGAGAAGTGCCATAGTAATTACCAAATACTTCAGCGTATTCAATAAAACCGTCATGGTTGACTTGGTCTAGAAATTCATCTTTTGTAGTGAAGTGATAGTGAACACCATCTAATTCACCGGGACGTTGACCTCGGGTAGTATGTGAGACTGAAACATGTAAATTGCTCACACGGTCAAGCAGGGCTTTCACCAAAGATGTTTTGCCCGTTCCTGATGCAGCAGAAACGACAAACAATAGACCCGACATGATATTTTTCCTGATATGATAAAATATCTTCGCTATTGTAGTGTACCGTGCGTTTAAACTGAATAGTTTTAATTGCAAATATTCAAGAGAAATTCCCCTGTTTTATTAATTTTGAGGCTGTTATGGAAATTGTGTTAGCTAATCCGCGTGGTTTTTGTGCCGGTGTTGATCGAGCCATAGCAATCGTCAATCGGGCTTTAGAATGTTTTAACCCTCCTATTTATGTGCGTCATGAGGTTGTACACAATAAATTTGTGGTAGATGACTTACGTCAAAGAGGGGCGGTTTTTGTTGATGAACTAGATCAGGTTCCGGATGACTCAATTGTAATTTTTAGTGCTCACGGTGTTTCAAAAGCTGTTCAGCAAGAAGCGGAGCGCCGAGGTTTAAAAGTATTTGATGCAACTTGTCCTTTAGTTACTAAAGTTCATATTGAAGTGACTAAATATGCGCGTGAAGGTACTGAAGCCATTTTAATTGGTCATGAAGGACATCCAGAAGTTGAAGGAACAATGGGCCAATATGATAAATTGAAGGGTGGTGAGATTTATCTGGTTGAAGATGAAGCTGATGTTGCTGCGCTTGCAGTTAGACATCCTGAAAAACTTGCATTTGTAACTCAAACAACTTTATCTATTGATGATACGGCTAAAGTTATTGATGCTTTGCGTGCAAAATTCCCTCATATTCAGGGGCCGCGTAAAGATGATATTTGCTACGCTACTCAAAACAGACAAGATGCTGTACGTGACTTGGCTGAACAGTGTGATGTGGTATTAGTTGTAGGCTCGCCTAATTCGTCAAATTCAAATCGTTTACGTGAGCTTGCAGAGCGTATGGGTAAGGCGGCTTACCTTGTAGATAATGCTGATCAGTTAGAACAGTCATGGTTCAATGAGACTTGTAAAATTGGTGTGACAGCGGGTGCTTCAGCACCAGAAATTCTAATTAAGCAAGTGATTCAACGTTTACAAGATTGGGGCGCGCAAGCACCTAAAGAATTAGATGGACGTGAAGAGAATATAACCTTTAGCCTTCCTAAAGAATTACGTATTCATGTGACTCAAGCATAAAGTGTGACTTATTTAACATACTGATTTTAAAATAGTAAAACAGATAATTGTTGATATGACAGTTATCTGTTTTTTTATACCCTTCATCTGCTTTGTATTTGTTTTGTAAATCTAAACCGTAAAATTTAAATAATAAATAAAAAATTCTTAAGTTTATTTGGGGTTCTGGGGATGAGGGGAATTATTCCGCAAGAAGGGTTCACCTTGGTTGAGCTTATGGTGACGATTATAGTAATGACCATCATTGCGATGATGGCCGCACCGTCTTTTACTCAACTCATGGCTAAGCAAAAATTAAATGCAAATACGAGAGAGCTGATTTCTACCTTATCTCAAGGACGTAACCAAGCTGTTTTATTAAGAACGAATGTTACTGTCCATTTAGGTGATGGAACGAATACAAATACAGATTTTTATTGGGAACCCACTTCAGGAAATCGAGTAACTGCACCTACATCTATAAGTAGTATTACCTTTGGTAGAGATGGGGCGTTAGTTTTAGGTATTTCAGCTGATACGGATTTTGTGATTTGTAATTCAATCGCTAAAACTCAAAAATCTTTTGCATTAACCCGGATGGGAACTGTTTATTCAAAAAATGATGGAACTTGCTCATGAATAAATATAACCAAAAGGGCATAGGGATGATGGAAGTATTAGTTGCTTTGCTGATTCTTGCGATAGGGGTTCTAGGATTTACTGCATTGCAGTTAAGAGCCGTTGATGCCACCGATGAGGCTATGAGTAAAATTCAAGCCATGAATCTTGCCAGAGATTTAGCTGAACGTATTCGTGTAAATAGGACTGCATTTAGTACCTATGGCGATAATTTAAATGCAACAACACAAAGTACAACAGCGACTCCAGAATGTATTCAAACGACAAATACAACGCCATGTACTACGTCTGTTCAAATGGCAAATTATGATACGGCACAGGTTGTGAGTCAGGCAAATAATCTAGGAATGACGATTCGTTTACCTGACTGTCAGGTGAGTGGTACTCAAAACCGCAAGTGTGTCTATGTCGCATGGGGAAAAACAAAAGCAATAAATAGTTCTACTGATTCAGATGCTTGTACGAATGGTGGTGCATATTTGCCTCAAGCAAAATGTGTCATCATGGAGTTATATTGAGATGAATAAAATATATATTCAGCAGGGATTCACACTTGTCGAATTCATGGTGGCAATTGTTTTGGGGCTATTGATTACAGCTGCTGCCACTCAGCTATTTCTTACAGGACAAATTTCTTTAAATACTCAACGCGCGATGGCTGATCTACAGGAAAGTGGAAACTTTGGATTACGCTATATCTCGAATGACATTCGTAAGAGTAACTATGGAAACAATAACATCATAAATGATCGACTGGCTAACGGTGGAATTGTAATAACCACGAGACAAACTTCCCGTTTCCCAGCAGTAGCAAGTCCAACTTATACGGCAGATACGATTCCAACGAATATGCCAGACACAATTCCGTCAACAGTAGCTGTGCCAGTGACAAGTTTCGCTACCAAGGCCAGTAACGTACAAGTTTCGGCGGTACCACCCGCTACTGGAAAGGTAAATCAAGGTAGCGATCAATTAGTTGTCCAGTTCTTTGCAGAGCAGGCCGGCGTTGATTGTGAGGGTAATAATTATGAGGCGAATAGATACATTGTAGAGCGTTTCTTTTTAAGATCAGATTCAAATGCCATATCAAATGAACCTAATACTGCATTAGCACTTGCATGCGAAGCGGGGTCGTATGTAGCGGGTGACACCACGATTTTAAAAAATCCTTCAACATCTACCACTGTATTTGGTGCGACCGAAGGAGAAATCTTGGTAAGACGTGTAGATCATTTGCACTTTCTGTTAGGTATTTCTGATGATACCAATACAACAAATTTTCGGTATATCTCGATTGGGCAATATCTTGCTTTGAATGCAAATCCGCGTCCGCGAGTCAATTCCATTCAAGTTGGTGTACTTGTACGTTCCAATGAAAGCATTCGTGAGAATGGTTTGGTTTCAGATAGCCAAACTTATAAAGTACTTGATCAAAATGTATCTATTAAGGTGCCGACGGGGAACCCTCCAAAATATTTGCGTACAGTTATTACTCAAACTATCGCCTTGCGTAATGGTTTGTTTTCTCAAGATACGGCGGTAATGTAATGAAAGTACAAAAGGGTTCAACATTAATCGTTGTTTTAATTTTACTGCTAGTGATTACAGTAATTGGGACGTTGGCTGTTCGTCAGAGTCTAACAAGTTTAAATATTGCAACAAACAGTCAAGCGCAAC
This genomic stretch from Acinetobacter oleivorans DR1 harbors:
- a CDS encoding PilW family protein, whose amino-acid sequence is MNKIYIQQGFTLVEFMVAIVLGLLITAAATQLFLTGQISLNTQRAMADLQESGNFGLRYISNDIRKSNYGNNNIINDRLANGGIVITTRQTSRFPAVASPTYTADTIPTNMPDTIPSTVAVPVTSFATKASNVQVSAVPPATGKVNQGSDQLVVQFFAEQAGVDCEGNNYEANRYIVERFFLRSDSNAISNEPNTALALACEAGSYVAGDTTILKNPSTSTTVFGATEGEILVRRVDHLHFLLGISDDTNTTNFRYISIGQYLALNANPRPRVNSIQVGVLVRSNESIRENGLVSDSQTYKVLDQNVSIKVPTGNPPKYLRTVITQTIALRNGLFSQDTAVM